A genomic region of Pseudomonas sp. KU43P contains the following coding sequences:
- a CDS encoding HpcH/HpaI aldolase/citrate lyase family protein, producing the protein MSQVRSALFVPGSRPERFAKALAAGADAVIVDFEDAVEEPLKVQAREHLAAFLQATPQAAVWVRVNAPQHAQHSADLAFCAQHAGVVGLLLPKVENAAQIAVARHGGKPVWPIIESAKGLLALQQIAQAEGVERLSFGSLDLALDLDLNTESAAARQFLDQARMAVQLHSRGADLLPPLDGVFPAIDDAQGLQSAMRHAYDMGYGGALCIHPRQVAVIHAALAPSADELAWARKVMAASEAANGAGAFQLEGQMVDAPVVLRAQRLLARALD; encoded by the coding sequence ATGAGCCAGGTGCGCTCTGCCCTGTTCGTGCCCGGCAGCCGGCCCGAACGCTTTGCCAAGGCCCTGGCGGCCGGAGCGGACGCGGTCATCGTCGACTTCGAAGATGCCGTGGAAGAACCGCTGAAAGTGCAGGCCCGCGAGCACCTGGCGGCGTTTCTGCAGGCCACGCCACAGGCTGCGGTGTGGGTGCGGGTCAATGCGCCCCAGCATGCCCAGCACAGCGCCGACCTTGCGTTCTGCGCGCAGCACGCCGGGGTGGTCGGGCTGTTGCTGCCAAAGGTCGAGAACGCAGCGCAGATCGCTGTCGCCCGGCATGGGGGCAAGCCGGTGTGGCCGATCATCGAAAGCGCCAAGGGGCTGCTGGCGCTGCAGCAGATCGCCCAGGCCGAAGGCGTCGAGCGCTTGTCGTTCGGCAGCCTGGACCTGGCGCTGGACCTTGACCTCAATACGGAAAGCGCGGCGGCCCGGCAGTTTCTCGACCAGGCGCGCATGGCCGTGCAACTGCATTCGCGCGGCGCCGACCTGCTACCTCCGCTGGATGGCGTGTTCCCGGCGATTGACGATGCACAGGGATTGCAGAGCGCGATGCGTCACGCCTATGACATGGGCTATGGCGGCGCGCTGTGCATTCACCCCCGGCAGGTGGCAGTGATCCATGCGGCGCTGGCGCCGAGTGCCGATGAGCTGGCGTGGGCGCGCAAGGTGATGGCGGCGAGCGAGGCGGCCAATGGGGCTGGGGCATTCCAGCTGGAGGGGCAGATGGTGGATGCGCCGGTGGTGCTGCGGGCGCAGCGGTTGCTGGCTCGGGCGCTAGACTGA